A window from Pseudomonas sp. MRSN 12121 encodes these proteins:
- a CDS encoding ABC transporter substrate-binding protein — MTFKPLLALGLTILAASSQAFAGATLDRIEQKKELVGVLMESYPPFSFLNEQNQLDGFDVDVAKAVADKLGVKLRLETPSWDVIAAGRWSGRYDICICSMTPSKARAEVFDFPVEYYASPAVIVVDAKDERIHGAKDLSDKKVGLTSASSYESYLNKNLVIEGAEDTQLQYPFENVQIAPYDTDNVAFQDLGLGAGVRLDAILTNLVTAQPRLNQDARFKLAGAPLYAEPNSVAIEKGDAQWNAKVREVFAQLKQEGTLSKLSQKWIGADISQ; from the coding sequence TCGCCGGCGCTACGCTGGACCGCATCGAACAGAAAAAAGAGCTGGTGGGGGTATTGATGGAAAGCTACCCGCCCTTCTCGTTTCTCAACGAACAGAACCAGCTCGATGGCTTCGACGTCGACGTGGCCAAGGCCGTGGCCGACAAGCTGGGCGTGAAGCTGCGCCTGGAAACGCCGTCCTGGGACGTGATCGCCGCCGGCCGCTGGAGCGGTCGCTACGACATCTGCATCTGCTCCATGACCCCGAGCAAGGCCCGCGCCGAAGTCTTCGACTTTCCGGTGGAGTACTACGCCTCGCCCGCGGTGATCGTGGTCGACGCCAAGGACGAACGCATCCATGGCGCCAAGGACTTGAGCGACAAGAAGGTCGGCCTGACCAGCGCCTCCAGCTACGAGAGCTACCTGAACAAGAACCTGGTGATCGAGGGCGCCGAAGACACCCAGCTGCAATACCCGTTCGAGAATGTGCAGATCGCCCCCTACGACACCGATAACGTCGCCTTCCAGGACCTCGGCCTGGGCGCTGGCGTGCGCCTGGACGCGATCCTCACCAACCTGGTGACCGCCCAGCCGCGCCTGAACCAGGACGCCCGCTTCAAGCTCGCCGGCGCGCCGCTGTACGCCGAGCCCAACTCGGTGGCCATCGAGAAAGGCGACGCCCAGTGGAATGCCAAGGTCCGCGAGGTGTTCGCCCAGTTGAAGCAGGAAGGCACCCTGAGCAAGCTCTCGCAGAAATGGATCGGCGCCGACATCAGCCAATGA
- a CDS encoding amino acid ABC transporter permease, with the protein MTSFSPPPRPAPVLAEPRLKRLFGFRTRLYLTWTALLGLFTSFFLSFDLKFSIILDKLPNLLGVTLAPSGFLQGAALTLFLCLCSIVLSSLLGFVTALARLSKSAVAFGIASFYASFFRGTPLLIQILLIYLGLPQLGVVPGAIAAGVIALSLNYGAYLSEIFRAGILGVPHGQREASLALGMRDSVIFWHVTLPQAMRTIIPPATNQFISMLKDSSLISVMGVWEVMFLAQSYGRSSYRYIEMLSTAAIIYWLLSIGLELIQARMERHYGRGYVKRG; encoded by the coding sequence ATGACTTCTTTCTCGCCTCCTCCCCGGCCAGCCCCGGTGCTGGCCGAGCCACGGCTCAAGCGCCTGTTCGGTTTCCGCACCCGCCTGTACCTGACCTGGACGGCGCTGCTGGGCCTGTTCACCAGCTTCTTCCTGAGCTTCGACCTGAAGTTCTCGATCATCCTCGACAAGCTGCCCAACCTGCTCGGCGTGACCCTGGCCCCCAGCGGGTTCCTGCAAGGCGCGGCGCTGACCCTGTTCCTGTGCCTCTGTTCGATCGTGCTGTCGTCGCTGCTGGGCTTCGTCACCGCCCTGGCCCGGCTGTCGAAAAGCGCCGTGGCCTTTGGCATCGCCAGCTTCTACGCCTCGTTCTTTCGTGGTACGCCGCTGCTGATCCAGATCCTGCTGATCTACCTCGGCCTGCCGCAGTTGGGCGTGGTGCCGGGCGCCATTGCGGCGGGCGTCATTGCCCTGTCGCTGAACTACGGCGCCTACCTCAGCGAAATCTTCCGCGCCGGCATCCTCGGCGTGCCCCACGGCCAGCGCGAAGCCTCCCTCGCGCTCGGCATGCGCGACAGCGTGATCTTCTGGCACGTCACCCTGCCGCAGGCCATGCGCACCATCATCCCGCCGGCCACCAACCAGTTCATCTCGATGCTCAAGGACTCGTCGCTGATCTCGGTGATGGGGGTCTGGGAAGTGATGTTCCTGGCCCAGTCCTACGGCCGCTCGAGCTACCGCTACATCGAGATGCTCAGCACCGCGGCGATCATCTACTGGCTGCTGTCGATCGGCCTGGAACTGATCCAGGCGCGGATGGAGCGGCATTACGGCAGGGGGTACGTCAAACGCGGTTGA
- a CDS encoding type II toxin-antitoxin system HipA family toxin, which yields MTLSFDKPEDGFASPCSFGYVPQYLVDNLEAVGSPLARSVSAQIPLGWDLWREAQAPAFLYDIAPAGAAKRFLLKHVGRERPEGLAPELFLLARSTPAPIGHLRIKESLASLGERPVLGFLREDVVSRDNRFLEYAYEQGAAIGGATGAGGEAPKLLLTESRAGLLFPDAVLEDEQVLQHWFVKFPRNQATQNDCDILRSEFHYYRALQQLGIDTVPAQGLALEEARKPSLWMQRFDRRVVGTSVERQAVESIYSLAGLVGYGHGMRHTEVLGALAEIWRAAGQESAIPELVADYLRRDLLNKILGNSDNHGRNISIIRTDSAIQLAPIYDLAPMVMDDEGITRTLKWPGRMEVAGDVDWRLVCASLKPLLDPEAALVRLREDAEHLRALPDLLSASGLPEVTLNHPRIHLRHLDRRLQEWGLR from the coding sequence ATGACCCTGAGCTTCGACAAGCCTGAAGACGGCTTTGCCAGCCCTTGCAGCTTCGGTTATGTCCCGCAGTACCTGGTGGATAACCTGGAGGCCGTGGGCAGTCCGCTGGCCAGGTCGGTCAGTGCGCAGATTCCCTTGGGCTGGGATTTATGGCGAGAAGCCCAGGCTCCGGCATTCCTGTATGACATCGCTCCCGCAGGCGCGGCCAAGCGTTTTCTGCTCAAGCATGTGGGACGTGAGCGCCCGGAGGGTTTGGCCCCAGAGTTGTTTCTGCTGGCTCGATCCACCCCGGCGCCTATCGGTCACCTGCGGATCAAGGAGTCGTTGGCAAGTCTGGGCGAACGCCCGGTGCTGGGCTTCTTGCGTGAGGACGTGGTCAGCCGTGACAACCGTTTTCTCGAGTATGCCTATGAGCAGGGCGCGGCGATCGGGGGAGCCACGGGGGCGGGAGGGGAAGCGCCCAAGCTGCTGCTGACGGAAAGCCGTGCAGGCCTGCTATTCCCCGATGCGGTACTCGAAGACGAACAGGTACTCCAGCACTGGTTCGTGAAATTCCCGCGCAACCAGGCGACGCAGAATGACTGCGACATCCTCAGGAGCGAATTCCACTATTACCGGGCATTGCAGCAACTGGGTATCGATACCGTGCCGGCTCAGGGCCTGGCCCTGGAGGAGGCTCGCAAACCCAGCCTGTGGATGCAGCGCTTCGACCGTCGGGTAGTGGGAACAAGCGTCGAACGGCAGGCGGTGGAGTCGATCTACTCGTTGGCCGGGTTGGTCGGTTATGGCCATGGCATGCGGCACACCGAGGTGCTCGGCGCCCTGGCCGAGATCTGGCGAGCCGCGGGCCAGGAGTCGGCGATCCCGGAGCTGGTGGCGGACTACCTGCGTCGGGATCTGCTCAACAAGATTCTCGGCAACTCGGACAACCATGGACGCAACATCTCGATCATTCGTACCGACAGCGCGATCCAGCTGGCGCCGATCTACGACCTGGCGCCCATGGTCATGGATGACGAAGGCATTACCCGCACCCTCAAATGGCCGGGGCGGATGGAAGTGGCGGGGGACGTGGACTGGCGCCTGGTGTGCGCCAGCCTGAAGCCGCTGCTCGACCCCGAAGCCGCCCTGGTGCGCCTGCGCGAGGACGCCGAACACCTGCGGGCCTTGCCGGACCTGTTGAGCGCCAGTGGTTTGCCCGAGGTCACCCTGAACCATCCGCGCATTCATTTGCGTCACCTGGATCGACGCCTGCAAGAGTGGGGACTGCGATGA
- the oadA gene encoding sodium-extruding oxaloacetate decarboxylase subunit alpha, with product MSKKIFVTDTILRDAHQSLLATRMRTDDMLPICDKLDKVGYWSLEVWGGATFDACVRFLKEDPWERLRKLRAALPNTRLQMLLRGQNLLGYRHYSDDVVKAFVAKAAVNGIDVFRIFDAMNDVRNLRVAIEAVKAAGKHAQGTIAYTTSPVHTIEAFVAQAKQMESMGCDSVAIKDMAGLLTPYATGELVKALKAEQSLPVFIHSHDTAGLAAMCQLKAIENGADHIDTAISSFAWGTSHPGTESMVAALKGSEFDTGLDLELLQEIGLYFYAVRKKYHQFESEFTAVDTRVQVNQVPGGMISNLANQLKEQGALNRMNEVLAEIPRVRHDLGYPPLVTPTSQIVGTQAFFNVLAGERYKTITNEVKLYLQGGYGKAPGEVDEKLRRQAIGSEDVIDVRPADLLKPEMTKLRGEIGALAKSEEDVLTYAMFPDIGRKFLEEREAGTLTPEVLLPIPEAGGVSSAGGEGVPTEFVIDVHGETYRVDITGVGVKAEGKRHFYLSIDGMPEEVVFEPLNEFVGSGSSKRKQASAPGHVSTTMPGNIVDVLVKEGDSVKAGQAVLITEAMKMETEVQAAIAGKVTAIHVAKGDRVNPGEILIEIEG from the coding sequence ATGAGCAAGAAGATCTTCGTTACCGACACCATCCTGCGCGACGCCCACCAATCGCTGCTGGCGACCCGCATGCGCACCGACGACATGCTGCCGATCTGCGACAAGCTCGACAAAGTCGGCTACTGGTCGCTGGAAGTCTGGGGCGGCGCGACGTTCGACGCCTGCGTGCGCTTCCTCAAGGAAGACCCGTGGGAGCGCCTGCGCAAACTGCGCGCCGCGCTGCCCAACACCCGCCTGCAAATGCTCCTGCGCGGGCAGAACCTGCTGGGCTACCGCCACTACAGCGATGACGTGGTCAAGGCTTTCGTCGCCAAGGCGGCGGTCAACGGCATCGATGTGTTCCGTATCTTCGACGCCATGAACGACGTGCGTAACCTGCGGGTGGCCATCGAGGCGGTGAAGGCCGCCGGCAAGCACGCCCAGGGCACCATCGCCTACACCACCAGCCCGGTGCACACCATCGAAGCGTTCGTGGCCCAGGCCAAGCAGATGGAGTCCATGGGTTGCGACTCGGTGGCGATCAAGGACATGGCCGGCCTGCTGACCCCTTACGCCACCGGCGAGCTGGTCAAGGCGCTGAAGGCCGAGCAGTCGCTGCCGGTGTTCATCCATTCCCATGACACCGCCGGCCTGGCCGCGATGTGCCAGCTCAAGGCCATCGAAAACGGCGCCGACCATATCGACACCGCGATCTCCAGCTTCGCCTGGGGCACCAGCCACCCGGGCACCGAGTCGATGGTCGCCGCCCTCAAAGGCAGCGAGTTCGACACCGGCCTGGACCTGGAGCTGCTGCAGGAGATCGGCCTGTACTTCTACGCCGTGCGCAAGAAGTACCACCAGTTCGAAAGCGAATTCACCGCGGTCGATACCCGGGTGCAGGTCAACCAGGTGCCGGGCGGGATGATTTCCAACCTGGCCAACCAGCTCAAGGAGCAGGGCGCGCTGAACCGCATGAACGAAGTGCTGGCGGAAATTCCGCGGGTGCGTCACGACCTCGGCTACCCGCCGCTGGTGACCCCGACTTCGCAGATCGTCGGCACCCAGGCGTTTTTCAACGTGCTGGCCGGCGAGCGCTACAAGACCATCACCAATGAGGTAAAGCTCTACCTGCAAGGTGGCTATGGCAAGGCGCCGGGCGAAGTGGACGAGAAACTGCGGCGCCAGGCCATCGGCAGCGAAGACGTTATCGACGTGCGCCCGGCCGACCTGCTGAAGCCGGAAATGACCAAGCTGCGCGGCGAGATCGGCGCCTTGGCCAAATCCGAGGAGGACGTGCTGACCTACGCCATGTTCCCGGACATCGGGCGCAAGTTCCTCGAAGAGCGTGAGGCCGGCACCCTGACCCCGGAAGTGCTGCTGCCGATCCCGGAAGCGGGTGGCGTGAGTTCGGCGGGCGGTGAAGGCGTGCCGACCGAATTCGTCATCGACGTGCACGGCGAAACCTACCGCGTCGACATCACCGGGGTCGGCGTGAAAGCCGAAGGCAAGCGCCACTTCTACCTGTCCATCGACGGCATGCCGGAAGAAGTAGTGTTCGAGCCGCTCAACGAGTTCGTCGGCAGCGGCAGCAGCAAGCGCAAGCAAGCCAGTGCGCCGGGCCACGTCAGTACCACCATGCCGGGCAACATTGTCGACGTGCTGGTCAAGGAAGGCGACAGCGTGAAAGCCGGCCAGGCGGTGTTGATCACCGAAGCCATGAAGATGGAAACCGAAGTCCAGGCAGCCATCGCCGGCAAGGTCACCGCCATCCACGTGGCCAAGGGCGACCGGGTCAACCCGGGCGAAATCCTGATCGAGATCGAAGGCTGA
- a CDS encoding acetyl-CoA carboxylase biotin carboxylase subunit — MIKKILIANRGEIAVRIVRACAEMGIRSVAIFSDADRHALHVKRADEAHSIGAEPLAGYLNPRKLVNLAVETGCDALHPGYGFLSENAELADICAERGIKFIGPSAEVIRRMGDKTEARRSMIKAGVPVTPGTEGNVSGIEEALSEGDRIGYPVMLKATSGGGGRGIRRCNSREELEQAFPRVISEATKAFGSAEVFLEKCIVNPKHIEAQILGDSFGNVVHLFERDCSIQRRNQKLIEIAPSPQLTPEQRAYIGDLSVRAAKAVGYENAGTVEFLLADGEVYFMEMNTRVQVEHTITEEITGIDIVREQIRIASGLPLSVKQEDIQHRGFALQFRINAEDPKNNFLPSFGKITRYYAPGGPGVRTDTAIYTGYTIPPFYDSMCLKLVVWALTWEEAMDRGLRALDDMRLQGVKTTAAYYQEILRNPEFRSGQFNTSFVESHPELTNYSIKRKPEELALAIAAAIAAHAGL, encoded by the coding sequence GTGATAAAAAAGATCCTGATCGCCAACCGTGGTGAGATTGCCGTACGAATCGTGCGTGCCTGCGCCGAGATGGGCATTCGCTCGGTCGCGATCTTCTCCGACGCCGACCGGCATGCCTTGCATGTGAAGCGTGCGGACGAAGCCCACAGCATCGGTGCCGAACCCCTGGCCGGCTACCTGAACCCGCGCAAGCTGGTGAACCTGGCAGTGGAGACCGGTTGCGACGCGCTGCACCCTGGCTACGGCTTCCTTTCGGAAAACGCTGAACTGGCGGACATCTGCGCCGAACGCGGCATCAAATTCATAGGTCCGTCGGCCGAAGTGATTCGCCGCATGGGCGACAAGACCGAAGCCCGCCGCAGCATGATCAAGGCCGGCGTGCCGGTCACCCCAGGCACCGAAGGCAACGTCTCGGGCATCGAAGAGGCCCTGAGCGAAGGCGACCGCATCGGTTACCCGGTGATGCTCAAGGCCACATCGGGCGGTGGTGGCCGCGGCATCCGTCGCTGCAACAGCCGCGAAGAGCTGGAGCAGGCATTCCCGCGGGTGATTTCCGAGGCGACCAAGGCCTTCGGCTCCGCCGAGGTGTTCCTGGAAAAGTGCATCGTCAATCCCAAGCACATCGAGGCGCAGATCCTCGGCGACAGCTTTGGCAACGTGGTGCACCTGTTCGAGCGCGACTGCTCGATCCAGCGCCGTAACCAGAAACTGATCGAGATCGCCCCGAGCCCGCAGCTGACCCCGGAACAGCGCGCCTACATCGGCGACCTGTCGGTGCGCGCGGCCAAGGCCGTGGGCTACGAGAACGCCGGGACCGTGGAGTTCCTGCTCGCCGATGGCGAGGTGTACTTCATGGAGATGAACACCCGGGTGCAGGTGGAACACACCATCACCGAAGAAATCACCGGGATCGACATCGTCCGCGAACAGATCCGCATCGCTTCCGGCCTGCCGCTGTCGGTGAAGCAGGAAGACATCCAGCACCGGGGTTTCGCCCTGCAGTTCCGGATCAACGCCGAAGACCCGAAAAACAACTTCCTGCCGAGCTTCGGCAAGATCACCCGCTATTACGCGCCCGGTGGCCCCGGCGTGCGGACCGACACGGCGATCTACACCGGCTACACCATTCCGCCGTTCTACGACTCCATGTGCCTGAAACTGGTGGTCTGGGCGCTGACCTGGGAAGAGGCGATGGACCGTGGCTTGCGTGCCCTGGACGACATGCGCCTGCAAGGTGTGAAGACCACCGCCGCCTATTACCAGGAAATCCTGCGCAACCCGGAATTCCGTAGCGGCCAGTTCAACACCAGCTTCGTCGAAAGCCACCCCGAACTGACCAACTACTCGATCAAGCGCAAACCCGAAGAGCTGGCCCTGGCCATCGCCGCCGCCATCGCCGCCCACGCAGGCCTGTGA